One window from the genome of Myxococcales bacterium encodes:
- a CDS encoding MerR family transcriptional regulator has translation MLQASPPKLIRVGELARAVGKTVRALHLYEEMELLEPAARSEGGFRLYGPEAVDRINWIGKLQAIGFSLTEIQGFVRDFHDAENGKAATSQVRAVFQERLQTTRAQIAELRGIERDLLDAVAYLDSCQTCSTGEKPHECAACNQHHHGRSDAPNLFVGLSRSRHDHTNLVQPNLVEAVKEAHVAKP, from the coding sequence ATGTTGCAAGCCTCACCTCCCAAACTCATCCGCGTCGGCGAGCTCGCCCGCGCCGTGGGCAAGACCGTGCGCGCCTTGCATCTATATGAGGAGATGGAGCTGCTCGAGCCGGCCGCGCGCTCTGAGGGCGGCTTTCGGCTCTACGGTCCCGAGGCCGTCGATCGCATCAATTGGATCGGCAAGCTGCAGGCCATTGGCTTTTCGCTGACCGAAATCCAAGGCTTTGTCCGAGACTTCCACGATGCCGAAAATGGCAAGGCCGCCACCTCGCAGGTGCGAGCCGTCTTTCAAGAGCGCCTGCAAACCACGCGCGCGCAAATCGCCGAGCTCCGCGGCATCGAGCGCGACTTGCTCGACGCGGTGGCCTACCTGGATTCGTGCCAAACCTGTTCGACTGGCGAAAAGCCGCACGAATGCGCCGCGTGCAACCAACATCACCATGGCCGTAGCGACGCGCCCAACCTTTTTGTCGGCCTGTCGCGTTCGCGCCACGATCACACCAACCTCGTCCAACCCAACCTCGTCGAAGCCGTCAAGGAAGCACATGTCGCCAAGCCCTAA
- a CDS encoding TetR/AcrR family transcriptional regulator, with the protein MARPKDPGKRIGLALQAIEILEREGVEISVEQLAGKMGIKRPTLLYHFPSYGSIAEEAIKHYLAEASAFIAKRLAPVSHPIDRVFQHLLAVTDFQRGKEARFAFLTQVVASTAGRRMRQVVQATAMYFELHRASMVKSLQEGIAAGTVAPCNPSAIVMMVRAINDGTLIQRVATKTDASAVYELLWSSVLAPLRLEPHPAKLARSSRTPRPAPQPKGKATSQSKRATGSGSTRRVRDARG; encoded by the coding sequence ATGGCACGCCCCAAAGACCCAGGCAAGCGCATCGGGCTGGCGTTGCAAGCTATTGAGATTTTGGAACGCGAAGGCGTCGAAATCTCGGTTGAACAGCTCGCCGGCAAGATGGGCATCAAGCGGCCGACGTTGCTCTATCATTTTCCAAGCTATGGCAGCATTGCCGAGGAGGCGATCAAGCACTACCTCGCCGAGGCGAGCGCCTTCATCGCCAAACGCTTGGCGCCAGTGAGCCACCCGATCGACCGCGTCTTCCAGCATCTGCTGGCGGTCACGGATTTTCAGCGCGGCAAGGAGGCGCGGTTTGCGTTCTTAACGCAGGTCGTGGCCTCGACTGCGGGCCGTCGCATGCGACAAGTCGTGCAGGCCACGGCGATGTATTTTGAACTGCATCGCGCCTCGATGGTCAAATCGTTGCAAGAGGGCATCGCGGCCGGCACGGTGGCGCCTTGCAATCCGTCGGCGATCGTCATGATGGTGCGCGCAATCAACGACGGCACGCTCATTCAAAGGGTCGCGACCAAGACGGATGCCTCCGCCGTCTATGAACTATTGTGGTCGTCGGTGCTGGCCCCGCTGCGCCTTGAGCCGCATCCCGCGAAACTCGCCAGGTCATCTCGGACGCCACGGCCGGCGCCGCAGCCCAAGGGTAAAGCCACGTCCCAGTCAAAACGCGCTACGGGGTCGGGGTCGACGCGCCGTGTGCGCGATGCGCGCGGATGA
- a CDS encoding acyltransferase has product MDGAAAHREQHKRRLAWMPWLYYTLSPENRVWATAWQAEVQAALRFHETVELGDDCFIAPSAAIFAEPRRRLVIGPGSYIAADAFVHGPATLGAQVSINPRCAIDGGTAGITIGDQTRIATGVCIYAFDHGMSDAAPIMAQKTVSRGIAIGRDVWLGANACITDGVTIGDHAVVAMGAVVTRDVPAWAVVGGSPARIIRAHRAHGASTPTP; this is encoded by the coding sequence ATGGACGGCGCCGCCGCGCATCGCGAGCAACACAAACGCCGCCTGGCGTGGATGCCGTGGCTGTATTACACGCTCTCGCCTGAAAATCGCGTGTGGGCCACCGCGTGGCAGGCCGAGGTGCAGGCGGCCTTGCGCTTTCACGAAACCGTTGAGCTAGGCGACGATTGCTTTATCGCGCCGAGCGCGGCGATCTTTGCCGAGCCGCGGCGTCGCCTCGTCATCGGCCCTGGCAGCTATATCGCGGCCGATGCCTTCGTGCACGGGCCCGCGACCCTCGGCGCGCAGGTCAGCATCAACCCGCGCTGCGCCATCGACGGCGGCACGGCGGGCATCACAATTGGCGACCAGACGCGTATCGCCACTGGCGTGTGCATCTACGCCTTCGACCACGGGATGAGCGACGCCGCGCCGATCATGGCGCAAAAGACCGTTTCGCGCGGCATCGCCATTGGCCGCGACGTATGGCTTGGCGCCAATGCCTGCATCACCGACGGCGTGACCATTGGCGATCACGCGGTGGTCGCGATGGGCGCGGTGGTCACGCGCGACGTGCCCGCCTGGGCCGTCGTCGGTGGCAGCCCGGCGCGCATCATCCGCGCGCATCGCGCACACGGCGCGTCGACCCCGACCCCGTAG
- a CDS encoding deoxynucleoside kinase, with product MQATPVNAPDVFGNIFIGIAGMIGAGKSTLATALGQHLDIDVHYEPVADNEYLGDFYADTKKHSFAMQVYLLNRRFQQHQEIIWRGRSAVQDRTIYEDSIFARMLASTGLMDERDYRTYVQLFKHMSNFMCRPSVIVYLDVSPESSLARIKQRSRDVESTIGLDYLRALHAAYAEFVENISKTIPVIRVDYERFATAEEMAEMIKREYLSVSFLRNITRFDPTRA from the coding sequence ATGCAAGCCACTCCGGTGAACGCGCCCGACGTGTTCGGCAACATCTTTATCGGCATCGCCGGGATGATCGGCGCCGGCAAGTCCACGCTCGCGACGGCGCTGGGGCAACACCTCGACATCGACGTGCACTACGAACCCGTCGCCGACAATGAGTATCTCGGGGACTTTTACGCCGACACCAAGAAGCATTCGTTCGCGATGCAGGTGTACTTGCTCAACAGGCGCTTCCAGCAGCATCAAGAAATCATCTGGCGCGGCCGCTCGGCGGTGCAGGACCGCACGATCTACGAAGATTCTATTTTCGCGCGCATGCTCGCCAGCACCGGCCTGATGGACGAGCGCGACTACCGCACCTACGTGCAATTGTTCAAGCACATGAGCAACTTCATGTGTCGCCCCAGCGTGATCGTCTACCTCGACGTCTCGCCCGAGTCGTCGCTGGCGCGCATCAAGCAGCGCAGCCGCGACGTGGAATCGACCATTGGGCTCGATTATCTGCGCGCGCTGCACGCGGCGTACGCCGAATTTGTCGAAAACATTTCGAAGACCATTCCGGTCATTCGCGTCGACTACGAGCGTTTTGCCACCGCCGAAGAAATGGCCGAAATGATCAAGCGCGAGTACCTAAGCGTCAGCTTTCTGCGCAATATCACGCGCTTTGACCCGACGCGGGCGTAA
- a CDS encoding carbon-nitrogen hydrolase family protein, which produces MPDLRVAAVQLCSSADVSRNLQTIGELVLRAAADGARLVVLPECSTFLGHREDEKFAIAEDLGGDGIAMTELRTLAQRHGVHLVTGGLPERIAGDPAHTYNASTVIGPNGDLVATYRKWHLFDIDIPGGATLQESATTRAGSDIVCVEIGGVRVGVSICYDLRFPELYRALTLQHGAQVLLVTAAFTAHTGQAHWHTLLRARAIENQAYVVAAAQWGQHNPKRVSYGHSLIVSPWGEVLGEKAAGDGLVTATLSAAAQAQVRAQLPCLQHVHKS; this is translated from the coding sequence ATGCCAGATCTTCGCGTCGCTGCGGTGCAGCTGTGTTCGTCAGCCGATGTCTCGCGAAATCTGCAGACCATCGGCGAGCTCGTGTTGCGCGCCGCGGCAGATGGCGCGCGGCTCGTGGTGTTGCCCGAATGCAGCACCTTTCTCGGCCACCGCGAGGATGAGAAATTCGCCATTGCGGAAGACCTTGGCGGCGACGGCATCGCGATGACGGAGCTGCGGACCTTGGCGCAGCGGCACGGGGTTCACCTCGTCACGGGCGGCCTTCCCGAGCGCATCGCGGGCGACCCCGCGCATACCTACAACGCCTCGACGGTGATTGGCCCGAACGGCGACCTCGTTGCCACGTATCGCAAGTGGCACCTCTTTGATATCGATATTCCCGGCGGCGCCACCTTGCAAGAATCGGCGACGACCCGCGCGGGGTCCGACATCGTCTGCGTCGAGATAGGCGGCGTGCGAGTTGGCGTGTCAATTTGCTATGATCTGCGCTTTCCCGAGCTTTACCGCGCGCTCACGCTGCAGCATGGCGCACAGGTGCTGCTGGTCACCGCGGCGTTTACCGCCCACACCGGCCAAGCTCACTGGCACACGCTGCTGCGCGCGCGCGCGATTGAGAATCAAGCGTATGTCGTCGCCGCGGCGCAATGGGGGCAACACAACCCCAAGCGGGTGAGCTACGGCCATTCGCTCATCGTCTCGCCGTGGGGCGAGGTGCTCGGCGAAAAGGCCGCGGGCGACGGGCTCGTGACGGCCACGCTTTCGGCGGCGGCACAGGCGCAGGTGCGGGCCCAGCTGCCGTGCCTGCAACACGTGCATAAGAGCTAG
- a CDS encoding TonB-dependent receptor plug domain-containing protein encodes MAGRAYADEAAVEGPAADEVIVIAGEVPRALGSPQQDLSAEEIRTLPGASNDAMRALASTPSVSRLPFSFGGLALRGASIRNTAVYVDEVAIPLPFHFGGITSIFPTYALETLTLHAGNAPVQFGRVLGGVVAIASRTPRPQRHRLGLDLSILHASMWAEGPVGPARKGPDVSHNSWRYLASARRSFLDLVLSPFVAETTPLPVYTDAQLLLSSGEDRRLGRLAPMALISRDETQSPDLALTLGFWRIALPWRLTAEQTELRATAWIGATDVRFLGDMTPDDRAKDVDVVRHVDEWGVRAQASRSTGFGEARLGLDATGGALSGTTREVGGAGLSLTPISWSHIGGWAAAAWHGTHGSLEPSLRVDRLGLIDETTISPRVNATLHLATDLELVAAAGRYVEPPLAADLGTSAPADGHQSSKAMQYSLGISALLYEGLTVTLAGYYHVTKHLPVVTDPTVFTSVSRNSFSPLVLEIVQQYLGEGTPRGSLGRGKAYGLETLLTYERGAQRLHVAYTWSRSKRTEDPALYEGFHPYVLDQPHRLHAVWQYATPRWIWGAGFHFATGIPYSPVTLSEDGVFTQDLWGRRVPNFMQLDLRAERRWRRAGGDWGVYLEIQNATARTNVESVRDAVRSADDPANATLTTTKITGLPFLPLLGATYTPR; translated from the coding sequence ATGGCCGGGCGCGCTTACGCCGACGAAGCTGCGGTCGAGGGCCCCGCCGCTGATGAGGTGATCGTCATCGCAGGTGAGGTGCCGCGCGCCTTGGGATCCCCGCAACAAGATCTAAGCGCCGAAGAGATTCGAACGCTCCCGGGTGCGAGCAACGATGCCATGCGCGCGCTGGCCTCCACGCCTTCAGTGTCGCGCCTACCGTTTTCGTTTGGCGGCCTTGCGCTGCGCGGGGCGTCGATTCGCAATACCGCGGTCTACGTCGACGAGGTCGCGATTCCCTTGCCGTTTCACTTTGGCGGCATCACGTCGATTTTTCCAACGTACGCCCTTGAGACGCTCACGCTGCACGCAGGCAACGCCCCCGTGCAGTTCGGGCGCGTGCTCGGCGGCGTAGTTGCCATTGCCTCGAGGACGCCTCGGCCGCAGCGCCATCGCCTTGGCCTCGATCTATCGATCTTGCACGCCTCAATGTGGGCGGAAGGGCCCGTGGGACCCGCGCGTAAAGGGCCCGACGTCTCACACAACTCATGGCGATACCTCGCCAGCGCGCGCCGCTCGTTTCTTGATCTTGTGCTTTCGCCGTTCGTGGCGGAGACGACCCCGCTGCCGGTCTACACCGACGCGCAGCTCTTGTTGTCATCGGGCGAAGATCGGCGCCTGGGACGGCTCGCGCCCATGGCGCTAATTAGCCGTGATGAAACCCAAAGCCCCGATCTGGCCCTAACCCTCGGATTCTGGCGCATCGCGCTGCCTTGGCGCCTCACGGCCGAGCAGACCGAATTGCGCGCAACCGCGTGGATAGGTGCCACCGACGTCCGCTTTCTCGGCGACATGACGCCCGACGACCGCGCCAAAGATGTCGACGTTGTGCGCCATGTTGACGAATGGGGCGTGCGCGCGCAAGCTTCGCGATCGACGGGATTTGGCGAGGCGCGGCTCGGCCTAGATGCCACTGGGGGCGCCCTCAGCGGCACCACGCGCGAGGTGGGCGGCGCGGGCCTGTCGCTGACGCCTATCTCGTGGAGTCATATCGGGGGGTGGGCAGCCGCGGCGTGGCACGGCACTCACGGCTCGCTGGAGCCGTCGCTGCGCGTCGACCGCTTGGGGCTTATCGACGAAACAACTATTTCGCCGCGGGTCAACGCCACGCTGCATCTCGCCACCGACCTTGAGCTCGTCGCCGCCGCTGGCCGCTACGTGGAGCCGCCGCTCGCGGCCGACCTTGGCACGTCTGCACCAGCCGATGGCCATCAAAGCAGCAAGGCGATGCAATACTCGTTGGGCATATCGGCCTTGCTCTACGAGGGCCTGACGGTCACGTTGGCGGGCTACTACCATGTGACCAAGCACTTGCCGGTTGTTACGGATCCGACCGTCTTTACCAGCGTGTCGCGCAATTCGTTTAGCCCGCTCGTGCTCGAGATCGTGCAGCAGTATCTCGGCGAAGGCACGCCACGCGGCAGCCTTGGCCGCGGCAAGGCCTACGGGCTAGAGACCTTGCTCACGTATGAGCGCGGCGCCCAGCGCTTGCACGTCGCATACACGTGGTCCAGATCTAAGCGCACCGAAGACCCGGCGCTGTACGAGGGCTTTCACCCCTATGTGCTTGATCAACCGCATCGCCTGCACGCGGTTTGGCAGTATGCGACGCCGCGTTGGATTTGGGGCGCCGGCTTTCATTTCGCCACCGGCATTCCGTATAGCCCGGTGACGTTGAGCGAAGACGGCGTGTTTACGCAAGATCTGTGGGGTCGGCGCGTGCCCAATTTTATGCAGCTGGATTTACGCGCGGAGCGGCGGTGGCGACGCGCCGGGGGCGATTGGGGCGTTTATCTCGAAATTCAAAACGCCACCGCACGCACCAACGTCGAATCGGTGCGCGACGCGGTTCGAAGCGCCGACGACCCGGCCAACGCCACGCTGACAACAACGAAAATCACCGGCCTGCCATTTCTGCCGCTGCTTGGTGCCACCTACACGCCGCGCTAA
- a CDS encoding aldo/keto reductase — translation MISTPRLTLNVGLHMPQLGYGLWRVADDVAEASVKTALAAGYRLIDTAKIYENEEPVGRALACGTVAREDIFLTTKLWNTDQGFDETLRAFDASAARLGVAYVDLYLIHWPAPSRDQYAASWKALQRLKADGRVKSIGVSNFGIDHLQRIIDESGEVPSVNQIELHPRFAQRELRAFHAKQGIVTESWSPIGQGKLLDEPAIVAIAGKLGKSPAQIILRWHMEHGLVAIPKSVHPQRIADNIEIFNFSLDAGDMAALDAMDSPEGRIGPNPYTAAF, via the coding sequence ATGATCAGCACGCCACGCCTAACCCTCAACGTTGGTTTGCACATGCCCCAGCTCGGCTATGGGTTGTGGCGCGTCGCCGATGACGTGGCCGAGGCCTCGGTGAAAACTGCGCTCGCCGCGGGCTACCGCCTGATCGACACCGCCAAGATCTACGAAAATGAAGAGCCGGTAGGGCGAGCGCTCGCTTGCGGCACCGTCGCCCGCGAAGACATCTTTCTCACCACCAAGCTGTGGAACACCGACCAAGGCTTTGACGAGACGTTGCGCGCGTTTGACGCCAGCGCGGCGCGGCTCGGCGTCGCCTATGTCGATCTCTACCTCATTCACTGGCCGGCGCCCTCGCGCGATCAGTATGCCGCGAGCTGGAAGGCCTTGCAGCGGCTCAAGGCCGACGGCCGGGTCAAATCGATTGGCGTCTCCAATTTTGGCATCGATCATTTACAACGCATCATCGACGAGTCCGGTGAGGTGCCAAGCGTTAATCAGATCGAGCTGCATCCGCGCTTTGCGCAACGCGAGCTACGCGCGTTTCACGCTAAGCAAGGCATCGTCACCGAATCGTGGAGCCCGATTGGGCAAGGCAAGTTGCTCGACGAGCCGGCGATCGTCGCCATTGCCGGCAAGCTCGGGAAATCGCCGGCGCAGATCATCTTGCGCTGGCATATGGAGCATGGCCTCGTCGCCATTCCCAAGTCGGTGCATCCGCAGCGCATCGCCGATAACATCGAGATATTTAATTTCTCGCTCGACGCCGGCGACATGGCGGCGCTAGATGCGATGGATTCGCCTGAAGGCCGCATCGGTCCCAATCCGTATACCGCGGCGTTCTAG
- the lon gene encoding endopeptidase La, giving the protein MDEPNPLAPGALPVLPLLPLRDIVVFPNMVVPLFVGREKSILALEQAVAGDKQLVLSAQKRGKSNDPAIEDIFETGVLGHIVQILRLGDGTVKVLVEGRARVHISAFTQSQPYFACEATVLVDAPAVPVDRSEPAWRDVVRPLMDSVLGLFEAYVKLTRRIQAEMLTSLHTVDDPGRLADTVVAHVALKLKDKQDLLEMIDPIARLARLQAMLQSETEQLTTERKLKGKSKKAERVREVLAGEGPPTMGRDARDGGERDEFKQELLDLEGKIRGKGLPEAAAERALKEFKKLRQMTPMSAEATVIRNYLDWILALPWQHKDEERGDIAAAEAILEAEHYGMGKVKERILEYLAVKSLVGGLRGPILCLVGPPGVGKTSLARSIAHATGRKFGRVSLGGVRDEAEIRGHRRTYIGAMPGKILQTLRKVGAGNAVILLDELDKMAMDFRGDPAAALLEVLDPEQNSAFGDHYLDLDYDLSDVLFVATANVQSQIPLPLQDRLEIIEVPGYTEWEKMAIARQYLLPKQRTANGIDGLDLELGDEALRFLLHRYTKEAGVRNLERELATLCRKLAKSWLAGGKQAEASFHLDEAGVEKLLGVTKYRERVAEELDEVGVCNGLAVTMVGGDLLPAEAMVVPGKGQLLLTGKLGEVMRESAQAAMSYIRSRADSFGLARDFHQKVDVHVHCPEGAIPKDGPSAGITMATAMVSALLRVPVKASVAMTGEITLRGRVLPIGGLKEKVLAAHRAGITTVIIPAENRKDLADVPASVLEQLTIVPVSHVDEVLAVALALPNAEGLFASPSNLIDWRVDH; this is encoded by the coding sequence ATGGACGAACCCAATCCGCTCGCGCCCGGAGCCCTGCCAGTGCTGCCCCTCTTGCCGCTGCGCGACATCGTGGTGTTTCCCAACATGGTTGTGCCCCTGTTTGTTGGCCGCGAAAAATCGATCTTGGCGCTGGAGCAGGCCGTCGCCGGCGATAAGCAGCTAGTGCTTTCGGCGCAAAAACGCGGCAAGAGCAATGATCCGGCCATCGAGGATATTTTTGAAACCGGCGTGCTCGGGCACATCGTGCAGATCTTGCGCCTGGGCGACGGCACCGTAAAGGTGCTTGTCGAAGGGCGTGCGCGCGTGCACATCTCGGCGTTTACGCAAAGCCAGCCGTACTTTGCTTGTGAGGCCACCGTATTGGTTGATGCGCCGGCGGTGCCCGTTGATCGCAGCGAGCCGGCGTGGCGCGACGTTGTACGCCCGCTAATGGACTCGGTGCTCGGGCTGTTTGAGGCCTACGTGAAGCTTACGCGCCGCATCCAGGCCGAAATGCTCACCAGCCTGCATACGGTAGATGATCCGGGCCGGCTGGCGGACACCGTCGTCGCCCACGTCGCGCTTAAGTTGAAGGACAAGCAAGATCTGCTCGAGATGATCGATCCGATCGCGCGCTTGGCGCGGCTTCAGGCCATGCTGCAAAGCGAGACCGAACAGCTCACGACCGAACGCAAGCTCAAGGGCAAGAGCAAAAAAGCGGAGCGCGTGCGCGAGGTCTTGGCTGGGGAGGGCCCACCGACGATGGGGCGCGACGCCCGCGACGGCGGCGAACGCGACGAGTTCAAGCAGGAGCTGCTCGACCTCGAGGGAAAGATCCGCGGCAAGGGCCTGCCCGAGGCCGCCGCCGAGCGCGCGCTCAAGGAGTTCAAGAAGCTGAGGCAGATGACGCCCATGAGCGCCGAGGCGACGGTAATTCGCAACTACCTCGATTGGATCTTGGCGTTGCCGTGGCAGCACAAAGATGAGGAACGGGGCGACATCGCGGCTGCCGAGGCGATCTTGGAGGCCGAGCATTACGGCATGGGTAAGGTCAAGGAACGGATTCTTGAATACCTTGCGGTCAAGAGCTTGGTCGGTGGCTTGCGCGGGCCCATCTTGTGCTTGGTTGGGCCGCCGGGCGTTGGCAAGACGTCGCTGGCGCGCTCGATTGCGCATGCGACCGGCCGCAAGTTTGGTCGCGTCTCGCTAGGCGGCGTGCGCGACGAGGCCGAGATACGCGGCCATCGCCGCACCTATATCGGCGCCATGCCGGGGAAGATCTTGCAAACCTTGCGCAAGGTCGGCGCCGGCAACGCGGTGATCTTGCTCGACGAGCTCGACAAGATGGCAATGGACTTTCGCGGCGACCCGGCGGCCGCGTTGCTCGAAGTGCTCGACCCCGAACAGAACAGCGCCTTTGGCGATCACTACCTCGACCTAGACTACGACTTATCGGACGTATTGTTTGTCGCCACCGCCAACGTGCAGTCGCAGATCCCGCTGCCCTTGCAAGATCGCCTCGAAATCATCGAGGTGCCCGGCTACACCGAATGGGAAAAGATGGCGATCGCGCGGCAATACTTGCTGCCCAAGCAACGCACCGCCAATGGCATCGATGGCCTCGATCTCGAGCTGGGCGATGAAGCGCTGCGCTTTTTGCTGCACCGCTACACCAAGGAGGCCGGCGTGCGCAATCTCGAGCGCGAGCTCGCCACGTTGTGCCGTAAGCTCGCCAAGAGCTGGCTCGCCGGCGGCAAACAGGCCGAGGCGTCGTTTCACTTAGATGAAGCCGGCGTCGAGAAGTTACTCGGCGTGACGAAGTATCGCGAGCGCGTCGCCGAAGAGCTCGACGAGGTCGGCGTATGCAATGGCCTCGCGGTCACCATGGTCGGCGGCGACTTGCTTCCAGCCGAGGCCATGGTGGTGCCGGGTAAGGGGCAGCTCCTGCTCACCGGCAAGCTGGGCGAGGTGATGCGCGAGAGCGCGCAGGCCGCGATGAGCTATATCCGTTCGCGCGCCGATAGCTTTGGCCTCGCGCGTGACTTTCACCAAAAGGTCGATGTGCACGTGCATTGCCCTGAGGGCGCGATTCCCAAGGATGGGCCGAGCGCGGGGATCACCATGGCCACCGCGATGGTCTCGGCGTTGTTGCGCGTACCGGTGAAGGCCAGCGTCGCGATGACCGGCGAGATCACCCTGCGCGGCCGCGTCTTGCCGATTGGCGGCCTCAAAGAGAAAGTGCTCGCGGCGCACCGTGCCGGCATTACCACCGTGATCATCCCCGCCGAAAACCGCAAGGATCTAGCCGACGTGCCGGCTAGCGTGCTTGAGCAGCTGACGATCGTTCCGGTGTCACACGTCGACGAAGTCCTCGCGGTGGCGCTCGCGCTACCAAACGCCGAGGGGCTCTTCGCGTCGCCGTCCAATCTCATCGACTGGCGCGTCGATCATTAA
- a CDS encoding PilZ domain-containing protein, with translation MAELRKQPTPREAFVVLEVASLRLEELVDTAAVFDSLQAPALAGANMFYRRSSDVALLALQYSAPALSGAGMAWLADTCRRIGAAIIDPTRMSENDRRSFYQGYLHNYETKLENLPGARAAVGALLNRLSGTSEIVDVSQIEELRRPTASGADAQAHLHDKPSTIVTMATPAQPPTPSDRLSAHELSALLPQRSESPPAEIDVRFVRGGAWTSARLRALSLRGAYLVTGAPPRVGDLVDMVLSYGDAGALVRGSVYHVTSAQDTQAGGSVGFAVRFPLEPSPTRSQLIALLTKARAAGVTIKPPPTRSSVRFPVNWPIALNALDGGQLAAHPIEATDISSGGMFLATSEMLGTNEVAFCMPTDEDQAPISGLARVVRTITPQEARQRGIREGYGAEIMRMTEQDRERWDGFLERVQKRTERRLLVGATAARLDEIVLGLTSAGYSVTTGSDPGTLVRLAESEARPPDAAIIDISLSVQGPGQWLEHVFASRNVPCVTVRGDAKRTRLVVDQLLGVG, from the coding sequence GTGGCCGAATTGCGCAAGCAGCCGACACCTCGCGAAGCCTTTGTGGTGCTTGAGGTTGCGAGCCTGCGCCTCGAGGAATTAGTCGACACCGCCGCGGTGTTTGATTCGCTACAGGCACCCGCGCTTGCCGGCGCGAACATGTTTTATCGCCGCTCGAGCGACGTCGCCCTGCTGGCCTTGCAATACTCGGCGCCCGCGTTAAGCGGCGCTGGGATGGCGTGGCTTGCCGATACGTGCCGCCGCATCGGCGCGGCGATCATCGACCCGACGCGCATGTCCGAAAACGATCGCCGATCGTTTTATCAGGGCTATCTCCACAACTATGAGACCAAGCTTGAAAACCTACCGGGGGCGCGAGCCGCGGTAGGAGCGCTGCTAAATCGCCTGTCAGGCACCTCGGAGATCGTCGACGTCAGCCAGATCGAAGAACTCCGTCGCCCCACCGCGAGCGGCGCCGACGCCCAGGCCCATCTCCATGACAAGCCTTCAACGATCGTAACTATGGCAACTCCTGCGCAACCACCCACCCCTTCTGATCGTTTATCAGCCCATGAGCTAAGCGCCTTGCTCCCGCAGCGCTCCGAATCACCGCCGGCAGAAATCGATGTTCGTTTCGTACGCGGCGGCGCGTGGACGTCGGCGCGCCTGCGGGCGCTGAGCCTGCGTGGCGCCTATCTCGTCACCGGCGCGCCACCGCGCGTTGGCGACCTGGTCGACATGGTGCTCAGCTACGGCGATGCCGGCGCGCTCGTGCGTGGTTCGGTCTATCACGTGACCTCGGCGCAGGACACCCAAGCCGGTGGCTCGGTTGGCTTTGCCGTGCGCTTCCCGCTTGAGCCCAGCCCAACCCGCTCCCAGCTCATCGCGCTGCTCACCAAGGCGCGCGCGGCGGGCGTTACGATTAAGCCGCCCCCGACGCGTAGCTCGGTGCGCTTTCCGGTCAACTGGCCGATTGCCCTCAATGCCCTCGATGGCGGCCAGCTCGCGGCACATCCTATTGAGGCCACGGACATCTCGAGCGGCGGCATGTTCTTAGCAACTAGCGAAATGCTCGGTACCAATGAGGTCGCGTTTTGCATGCCAACGGATGAAGACCAGGCGCCGATTTCAGGGCTGGCGCGCGTGGTGCGCACGATCACGCCGCAAGAGGCCAGGCAGCGCGGCATCCGCGAAGGGTACGGCGCGGAGATCATGCGCATGACCGAACAAGACCGCGAGCGCTGGGATGGGTTTCTCGAGCGCGTTCAGAAACGCACCGAACGCCGACTGCTAGTTGGCGCGACGGCCGCGCGGCTTGACGAGATCGTGCTGGGCCTGACGTCGGCCGGTTATTCGGTCACCACGGGGTCGGATCCCGGGACGTTGGTACGGCTGGCCGAGTCCGAGGCGAGGCCACCCGATGCCGCGATTATCGATATTAGCCTTTCGGTGCAAGGCCCCGGCCAGTGGCTCGAGCACGTGTTTGCCTCGCGCAATGTGCCCTGCGTGACGGTGCGCGGGGATGCGAAGCGGACGCGCCTTGTTGTGGATCAACTGCTCGGCGTGGGCTGA
- a CDS encoding rhodanese-like domain-containing protein, protein MLNFIKSSFLVASLVASVSLAGCKNKADSTTAPAGDVATTEPAMMSAGETAGFKIVSTTELNTWMSEKKVTVVDANGTETRTETGYIPGAVLLTNSEAFEASELPTDKNATLAFYCGSPMCSAAPTAAKKAVELGYTNVVVYSGGIKGWVDAGMPVEKLAPAAK, encoded by the coding sequence ATGTTGAACTTTATTAAATCGTCTTTTCTGGTTGCTTCCCTCGTCGCCTCGGTCAGCCTTGCCGGCTGCAAAAACAAGGCTGACTCGACGACCGCCCCTGCGGGCGACGTCGCGACCACCGAGCCAGCCATGATGTCGGCCGGGGAAACCGCGGGCTTTAAGATCGTCTCGACCACTGAACTCAACACGTGGATGAGCGAGAAGAAGGTCACCGTCGTCGACGCCAACGGCACCGAAACGCGCACCGAAACCGGCTATATCCCCGGCGCGGTGCTGCTCACCAACTCCGAGGCATTCGAGGCCTCCGAGCTGCCAACCGACAAGAACGCCACGCTGGCGTTTTATTGCGGCAGCCCAATGTGCAGCGCTGCCCCCACCGCGGCGAAGAAAGCCGTCGAGCTTGGCTACACCAATGTCGTCGTCTACTCGGGCGGCATCAAGGGTTGGGTCGACGCTGGCATGCCGGTTGAAAAACTGGCGCCCGCTGCCAAATAG